The Oncorhynchus tshawytscha isolate Ot180627B linkage group LG08, Otsh_v2.0, whole genome shotgun sequence genome window below encodes:
- the LOC112241453 gene encoding glucosamine-6-phosphate isomerase 1: MKLIILNDYDQVGEWAAKYIRNKIINFNPGPDRFFILGLPTGGTPLGCYKKLIEFYKKGEISFKYVKTFNMDEYVGIPRNHPESYHSFMWNNLFKHIDIKSENTHILDGNAANLVEECDSFEKEIKAAGGIDLFVGGIGPDGHIAFNEPGSSLLSRTRVKTLAQDTILANARFFDGDLSKVPTMALTVGVATVMDAREVMILITGVHKAFALYKAIEEGVNHMWTVSAFQQHPQTVFVCDEDATLELRVKTVKYFRGMMHVHNKLVDPLPPK; encoded by the exons ATGAAGCTGATCATCCTGAATGATTATGACCAAGTTGGTGAGTGGGCTGCCAAGTACATCAGGAATAAAATCATTAACTTCAACCCTGGACCAGACAGATTCTTCATTTTAGGACTCCCCACGG GAGGTACTCCTCTGGGATGCTATAAGAAGCTGATTGAGTTTTATAAGAAAGGAGAGATCTCTTTCAAGTATGTCAAAACATTCAACATGGATGAGTATGTGG GTATTCCTAGGAATCACCCAGAGAGCTACCATTCCTTCATGTGGAATAATCTCTTCAAGCACATTGACATCAAATCGGAGAACACCCATATTCTGGATGGCAACGCTGCCAACCTTGTAGAGGAGTGTGATTCCTTTGAGAAGGAGATCAAAGCAGCTGGAGGAATTGACCTCTTTGttggag GTATTGGACCGGATGGCCACATTGCCTTCAACGAGCCAGGCTCCAGTCTATTGTCCAGGACCAGAGTGAAGACCCTGGCTCAGGACACCATCCTGGCCAACGCACGCTTCTTTGACGGAGATCTGTCTAAAGTACCCACCATGGCTCTGACTGTGGGAGTGGCCACTGTCATGGACGCCAGAGAG GTCATGATTCTCATCACGGGAGTACACAAAGCGTTCGCCCTGTACAAGGCCATAGAGGAAGGGGTGAACCACATGTGGACGGTGTCGGCCTTTCAGCAGCACCctcagactgtgtttgtgtgtgacgaGGATGCTACCCTGGAACTGAGGGTTAAAACTGTCAAGTACTTCCGAG GGATGATGCATGTGCACAACAAGTTGGTGGATCCACTGCCTCCTAAGTAA